A single Populus nigra chromosome 13, ddPopNigr1.1, whole genome shotgun sequence DNA region contains:
- the LOC133670791 gene encoding uncharacterized protein LOC133670791, with protein sequence MATSLVSAPAADPSRPYLFPIASSSCVFFSALGARTSRGAVITSCNSSSTLRSNKQEQRAGSSFMSSVQSSQRHRFHLFQCQTYLVDRVPLVEGCKPVKQKLRRIHLDVLVKAQIEKQWNIDFLEAVKYPQCASNIMIVPKKEDKIRVCVDFKELSRISLKDNFSLPHLDMLVNNASPKWKVLLAEYDIVYMTRKAMNVIADHLANHAMEYYELLNFDFPDEDVFSVEEGKSDWWIMYFDAKGKGQTKDEKLRPYQEYLSELARKFEEIKFTHLGREGNHFADALVTLASMTRIDFGHKVRPIHIDTRNNSAHCCSVERGINGNPWYYDIKNFIQNQTYPIGASTIDKKTLRRLAMDFYLDRETLYKKSSDGTLLRYLDDVEVKGGEAICEKRFDLSIWSTRKDYI encoded by the exons ATGGCAACTAGTCTTGTCTCTGCACCAGCAGCTGATCCCAGTCGTCCATATCTCTTCCCCATCGCCAGCAGTAGCTGTGTTTTCTTCTCTGCACTGGGAGCAAGAACTAGCAGGGGCGCGGTCATCACCAGTTGCAATTCCTCATCCACTTTGAGAAGCAATAAGCAAGAGCAGAGGGCCGGATCTTCCTTCATGAGCAGCGTCCAGTCGTCTCAGCGCCATCGCTTTCACCTGTTTCAGTGCCAG ACATACCTGGTGGATAGGGTGCCACTAGTAGAAGGATGCAAACCGGTTAAGCAAAAGTTGAGAAGAATCCATCTGGATGTCTTAGTAAAAGCACAAATTGAAAAGCAGTGGAACATCGATTTTCTAGAAGCAGTTAAGTATCCACAATGTGCATCGAACATAATGATAGTACctaaaaaggaagataaaatcagagtttgtgTGGACTTTAAGGAGTTAAGCCGAATTAGCCTTAAAGACAATTTTTCTCTACCACACCTAGATATGTTGGTTAACAATGCATCAC CCAAATGGAAAGTTCTACTGGCTGAGtacgacatagtatatatgacaaggaaagccatgAATGTCATCGCCGATCACCTAGCTAACCATGCTATGGAATATTATGAGctgttaaactttgattttcctgATGAAGATGTGTTTTCAGTCGAGGAAGGGAAATCAGATTGGTGgattatgtactttgatg CGAAAGGAAAAGGGCAAACCAAGGACGAGAAGTTGAGAccttaccaagaatacctgTCTGAATTGGCTAGaaaatttgaggaaataaagttcacccatctaggaagaGAAGGAAACCATTTTGCTGATGCTTTGGTCACACTAGCTTCTATGACtagaatagactttgggcacaaggtGCGACCGATACACATTGATACCAGAAATAActcagctcattgttgctcagttgAAAGAGGAATAaatggaaacccttggtactatgatatcaagaatttcatccaaaaccaaACATATCCCATAGGGGCATCCACAATCGACAAGAAGACTTTGAGGAGGTTGGCAatggatttctatcttgatagggaaactttgtataagaaatcatctgaTGGAACATTGTTGAGATATTTGGATGACGTGGAGGTAAAAGGTGGTGAAGCAATTTGTGAAAAGAGATTTGATCTATCGATATGGTCCACTAGAAAAGATTATATCTAA